DNA sequence from the Trichocoleus desertorum ATA4-8-CV12 genome:
TCAGAACAGGCGGTTGTCCAGACTCGGCTGTTCTGAGGTGCATAATCAGCAGCGATCGTTGGTTTCTCAGAACCCGCGATCGCTTGTTGTGTTTTGAATTTTTATTCAGTGCGCTAAAAACGCTTGGTATGCAGCTTCTAGCGCTTATCTCATTCTTGATTCCAATTCCTAAATTGTCAATTGTTAGTTAACAATTTATTAGCGTCGATGAGCGACGATGAAAGCAACGCTAGTCAGACTGTCCATGGGCATGAAAATCGCAATTACAATTGAACTGCCAGAGTTAGAGAAGAGATTGAAGACTTGGCGAGATGCTAAGGGTTGGTCGCTCAATGACTTGTCGCGACAGATCACTCTGGAAGGCAAGCGCATGACTAGCCAGAACATTCAACGGATCGAAACGGGTGAAACCAAGGCGGTCCCCTATGAAACCCTCCAAACCATTTGTGATGCTCTTGGAGTTGACCTAATGCCACAAATTGCAGAGGCCATCCAAACTCAGATTCTCCAAGGGCGACCGCGGTAAACCTCAAGGGAGTAAGGATGCGATCGCTGGCTCAGCGAAGACTGGGGCACTGAATATTGGGTCAACCAAGCTGATGCACTGGA
Encoded proteins:
- a CDS encoding helix-turn-helix transcriptional regulator, which encodes MKIAITIELPELEKRLKTWRDAKGWSLNDLSRQITLEGKRMTSQNIQRIETGETKAVPYETLQTICDALGVDLMPQIAEAIQTQILQGRPR